In Neodiprion pinetum isolate iyNeoPine1 chromosome 6, iyNeoPine1.2, whole genome shotgun sequence, one genomic interval encodes:
- the spri gene encoding protein sprint isoform X4 — MTSLLQRDYSSQRKRESTGSNASSYLVLLNSLASDLDCMLSELCTTPDPFTRSDVFLEPYLQQHGTVQVINSPSTPPPLPVPLQHLQLAQLHHVQSEESLSSEGSGSTGSSASSSDHSGSEVACDITLIERLIRSHPIWFLPGIQRAGAFHLLQGKEEGNFVVRQSSQSDTMALSVRLPSGKGPYIEHYLIQANRGQLSLETSENRFDNIPSLIAHYSQCCDELPVQLTLPRAMREAKNRQQLSSLALLGQEFWRYPMANPKPPESSSSNTSSLSSFHGGNNNNPNTPTTESIVLNLAPISTHNTTNSSPTNTMATSSFQSSLPRQPRPTPPNTLNLTTFNEPLDTKKDKVEKVVSPADKLLSQKLISPNLVQSVRCPSPVVHNVQNNVLSPSEAKANFESSKSITEFSKNNKFSINSSSSTSNFHQNIANFNQFSNANSPVIPEVKGIVLDNQTLVQNVKTPPPPPPRWAKPGISQSQSNFTVTTTVTFNVNQNGDVGTSLQNTPSDPSTSLLSPQSMNSNKSLTSSISTNKSPLSPTTPILSPSSKIVSSIGSKTPNVLSPTTPSGTSKSKRRRDREARKNSQHYQESDILDSYYRSSPGDKISDYEDIWNTTDQSNHSTWSPNEKSGKNDKITSPNDRLINSNDRANIQDRSLDLNERCANERLSENEQFLLKKEKFLLRNDRKIAGGNTEKLSYKEVTSPEFSSFKPFVENHGLKCLDSGSPEENGMGKRPDLLSRVCSANSLSSPNTTTPPRNKLGLMLAKSESSSPMTPESKQGSPFYAEPADAIAQSTAIVARRRPRNNPVSSKYRHSEPGWLQTPVGANANQLHPIDWDDTEEAEDKTPLISSSVDNLAKRLGVREIKKIPRAKPVQPPKVRTKMFNDTSWAVDSSWEFIGNEEEECEPDYDCDIDYDGDMARKFPDDDVERDAVGNTLTVQSIILQRYPEFLKPPDAMETLGSDRNSSYDNVEKRNERNEKNERIETPDSRRCMDLRAYDPSEWETMLETDESDVERIKRNKSFKERLDPLLSPPRLQALRNRETGTGSTIRCYALQLAVDKTTTFSQNIDNFIQCTKEGKEASPHVVMRNMRQFMSGMKNYLVKHGEREFEKEVEKERLKLKPNEFLNLDAILEGVMMGLVVRPLKEHVYRLFVDHYTATGSLRTLADSIQYAYGKHIQELGVRPKLFPPSEANLEIILKYIDRLQKADSPLDKLENLLAAISAIFNSVKQSNSDSEIVLGADDLLPLLVWVLVRGRVWGAEVEAEYMWGLLHPSLLTGEGGYYLTTLSSAVHVLKTFKSSQGTMSTLNGSGTPDCSSVLRILIPDELHGSLNTRTLPVRPNNNTREICRILAHKIRCTNPQDYGLFKLVQGEETLLGDHECPQELSHCVFAYKRIDAKIAWPKTSS; from the exons GAGTGATGTATTCCTGGAACCCTACTTACAACAGCATGGCACTGTTCAGGTCATCAATTCACCGAGCACTCCGCCACCGCTACCTGTTCCATTGCAACATCTACAACTTGCACAACTGCATCACGTACAG AGCGAAGAATCGCTCTCCTCCGAAGGATCGGGCAGTACGGGAAGTTCGGCGAGTTCCTCGGATCATTCGGGAAGCGAAGTTGCCTGTGACATCACCCTGATCGAGAGGCTCATTCGTTCCCATCCAATATGGTTCCTTCCAGGCATTCAGAGGGCCGGGGCATTCCACTTATTGCAAGGAAAAGAAGAGGGT AATTTCGTCGTACGGCAATCCAGTCAAAGCGACACAATGGCTTTGTCGGTGAGACTACCCTCCGGCAAGGGTCCTTACATCGAGCACTATTTGATCCAGGCCAACAGGGGCCAGCTCAGCCTGGAAACCAGTGAAAATAGATTCGACAATATCCCCTCATTGATAGCGCATTATTCCCAATGCTG TGACGAATTACCCGTGCAGCTTACTTTGCCACGGGCAATGCGCGAGGCTAAAAACAGGCAACAACTCTCATCACTCGCACTTTTGGGCCAAGAGTTTTGGAGATATCCAATGGCTAATCCAAAACCTCCCgaaagcagcagcagcaataCGTCAAGCTTGAGCAGCTTCCACGGCG GTAACAACAATAATCCAAACACGCCAACAACGGAAAGTATCGTTCTCAATCTTGCTCCAATTTCGACGCATAATACAA CAAATTCGTCGCCGACGAACACGATGGCGACGTCATCATTTCAGTCGTCGTTACCGAGACAACCGAGGCCTACGCCCCCGAACACGCTAAACTTGACGACGTTTAACGAGCCGTTAGATACGAAAAAAGATAAAGTTGAGAAAGTAGTCTCACCCGCTGACAAATTACTCTCTCAAAAATTGATCTCGCCAAATTTGGTACAAAGCGTTCGGTGCCCCTCGCCGGTAGTTCACAATGTACAAAACAACGTTCTCAGCCCCTCGGAGGCGAAGGCTAATTTCGAATCTTCTAAAAGTATAacggaattttcgaaaaataataaattctcaATTAACTCGTCGTCGTCAACATCGAATTTCCATCAAAATATAGcgaatttcaatcaattttctaACGCCAATTCACCCGTTATACCCGAGGTCAAGGGTATTGTTTTGGACAACCAAACTCTCGttcaaaatgtaaaaactcCCCCACCCCCGCCTCCACGGTGGGCCAAACCCGGGATTAGTCAGAGTCAGAGTAACTTCACCGTGACGACTACGGTCACCTTTAATGTAAACCAAAATGGAGACGTCGGAACTTCGCTG CAAAACACACCGTCGGATCCAAGCACTTCTCTGCTCAGTCCTCAAAGTATGAATTCTAACAAATCGCTGACGTCGAGCATCTCTACTAACAAATCGCCACTATCGCCGACGACCCCGATACTTTCGCCCAGCTCTAAAATAGTCTCGAGCATTGGCTCGAAAACGCCCAATGTTCTGTCACCAACGACACCCTCTGGAACGAGTAAATCTAAGAGAAGACGAGACAGAGAGGCCAGAAAGAATTCACAGCATTATCAGGAATCCGACATATTAGACTCGTATTACAGAAGCTCTCCAGGAGATAAAATATCGGACTATGAAGATATTTGGAATACGACCGATCAATCCAATCACTCCACTTGGTCCCCGAACGAAAAATCGGGGAAAAATGACAAGATCACCAGCCCGAATGACCGACTGATCAACTCTAATGATCGCGCTAATATCCAAGACAGGTCGTTGGATCTGAACGAGCGATGCGCCAATGAGAGGTTGTCGGAAAACGAACAATTCCTCCTTAAAAAGGAGAAGTTTTTACTGAGGAACGACAGAAAAATCGCTGGGGGGAATACGGAGAAACTTAGCTACAAAGAAGTTACCAGTCCCGAGTTCAGCAGTTTTAAACCCTTCGTCGAAAATCACGGTCTAAAATGTTTGGATTCGGGTTCTCCGGAGGAAAACGGAATGGGAAAAAGACCGGATCTGCTTTCCAGAGTTT GCAGTGCCAATTCTTTGAGTAGCCCAAACACAACGACACCTCCAAGAAATAAGCTGGGTCTGATGCTGGCAAAATCTGAGAGCAGCAGTCCAATGACGCCCGAGTCGAAGCAGGGTAGTCCGTTTTACGCAGAACCAGCTGATGCGATAGCTCAAAGTACGGCAATCGTGGCTCGAAGACGTCCGAGAAACAATCCTGTGTCAAGCAAATATCGTCACAGCGAGCCTGGCTGGCTTCAAACCCCTGTCGGAGCGAATGCCAATCAGCTTCATCCCATTGATTGGGATGATACCGAGGAAGCAGAGGACAAAACACCGCTGATATCTTCTTCGGTAGATAACTTAGCCAAGCGTCTGGGTGTCAGAGAgatcaaaaaaattcctaGAGCAAAACCAGTCCAGCCACCTAAAGTCAGAACTAAAATGTTCAATGACACTTCCTGGGCTGTTGATTCTAGCTGGGAATTTATCG ggaatgaagaagaagaatgcgAACCAGATTATGACTGTGACATTGACTATGACGGAGATATGGCCAGGAAATTCCCAGACGACGATGTTGAAAGGGATGCTGTTGGAAATACCTTGACTGTTCAGAGTATCATACTTCAaag GTACCCTGAGTTTCTAAAACCTCCGGATGCCATGGAAACCCTCGGCAGCGATCGGAATTCTTCGTACGATAACGTTGAGAAGAGGAAtgagagaaacgaaaaaaatgagagaatTGAAACACCAGATTCGCGGAGGTGCATGGATCTTCGTGCCTACGATCCATCCGAATGGGAAACTATGCTAGAGACTGACGAAAGCGACGTTGAAAgaataaaacgaaacaaaagCTTCAAGGAACGTCTAGACCCACTTTtat CACCTCCAAGACTTCAAGCTTTGAGAAATCGAGAAACAGGAACAGGATCAACAATACGTTGTTACGCGTTGCAGCTTGCCGTAGATAAAACGACAACATTTTCACaaaacattgataattttattcaatgcaCAAAAGAGGGAAAGGAGGCCAGTCCGCATGTTGTCATGAGAAACATGCGGCAATTCATGTCTGGTATGAAAAACTACTTGGTAAAACACGGAGAAAGAGAATTTGAAAAGGAAGTTGAGAAGGAAAGACTGAAACTAAAGCCAAACGAATTCCTGAACCTCGATGCTATATTGGAAGGAGTGATGATGGGTCTCGTCGTTAGACCTCTCAAAGAACACGTGTATCGACTCTTCGTGGACCATTACACGGCGACAGGTTCCTTGCGCACATTGGCAGACAGTATTCAGTACGCTTATGGAAAACATATTCAAGAACTAGGAGTTCGG CCAAAACTCTTTCCACCAAGTGAAGCAAACCTAGAGATCATTCTCAAGTATATCGACCGTCTGCAAAAGGCAGATTCTCCCTTGGATAAATTAGAAAATCTACTGGCAGCTATATCTGCAATATTTAATTCT GTAAAACAATCAAACTCAGACAGTGAAATTGTGTTGGGAGCTGACGACCTGCTGCCACTTTTGGTCTGGGTGTTGGTGCGCGGTCGAGTCTGGGGAGCTGAAGTTGAAGCGGAATACATGTGGGGTTTACTGCATCCGTCTCTGCTGACTGGAGAGGGTGGTTATTACCTGACAACACTGTCTAGTGCTGTTCATGTGTTGAAAACTTTCAAATCAAGCCAAGGAACAATGTCTACATTAAAT GGCTCTGGAACCCCAGACTGCTCTTCCGTACTAAGAATACTGATCCCAGATGAATTACATGGTTCGTTAAACACTAGAACTTTGCCCGTTCGTCCGAACAACAACACTCGGGAAATATGCCGTATTCTGGCACACAAGATTCGTTGCACAAATCCACAAGATTATGGCCTCTTCAAATTAGTCCAAGGCGAGG AAACGCTACTCGGTGATCACGAATGCCCCCAAGAATTATCTCACTGTGTATTTGCCTACAAGCGAATCGATGCCAAGATTGCCTGGCCAAAAACGAGTTCATAA
- the spri gene encoding protein sprint isoform X7: MSYGLLNSLASDLDCMLSELCTTPDPFTRSDVFLEPYLQQHGTVQVINSPSTPPPLPVPLQHLQLAQLHHVQSEESLSSEGSGSTGSSASSSDHSGSEVACDITLIERLIRSHPIWFLPGIQRAGAFHLLQGKEEGNFVVRQSSQSDTMALSVRLPSGKGPYIEHYLIQANRGQLSLETSENRFDNIPSLIAHYSQCCSDELPVQLTLPRAMREAKNRQQLSSLALLGQEFWRYPMANPKPPESSSSNTSSLSSFHGGNNNNPNTPTTESIVLNLAPISTHNTTANSSPTNTMATSSFQSSLPRQPRPTPPNTLNLTTFNEPLDTKKDKVEKVVSPADKLLSQKLISPNLVQSVRCPSPVVHNVQNNVLSPSEAKANFESSKSITEFSKNNKFSINSSSSTSNFHQNIANFNQFSNANSPVIPEVKGIVLDNQTLVQNVKTPPPPPPRWAKPGISQSQSNFTVTTTVTFNVNQNGDVGTSLQNTPSDPSTSLLSPQSMNSNKSLTSSISTNKSPLSPTTPILSPSSKIVSSIGSKTPNVLSPTTPSGTSKSKRRRDREARKNSQHYQESDILDSYYRSSPGDKISDYEDIWNTTDQSNHSTWSPNEKSGKNDKITSPNDRLINSNDRANIQDRSLDLNERCANERLSENEQFLLKKEKFLLRNDRKIAGGNTEKLSYKEVTSPEFSSFKPFVENHGLKCLDSGSPEENGMGKRPDLLSRVCSANSLSSPNTTTPPRNKLGLMLAKSESSSPMTPESKQGSPFYAEPADAIAQSTAIVARRRPRNNPVSSKYRHSEPGWLQTPVGANANQLHPIDWDDTEEAEDKTPLISSSVDNLAKRLGVREIKKIPRAKPVQPPKVRTKMFNDTSWAVDSSWEFIGNEEEECEPDYDCDIDYDGDMARKFPDDDVERDAVGNTLTVQSIILQRYPEFLKPPDAMETLGSDRNSSYDNVEKRNERNEKNERIETPDSRRCMDLRAYDPSEWETMLETDESDVERIKRNKSFKERLDPLLSPPRLQALRNRETGTGSTIRCYALQLAVDKTTTFSQNIDNFIQCTKEGKEASPHVVMRNMRQFMSGMKNYLVKHGEREFEKEVEKERLKLKPNEFLNLDAILEGVMMGLVVRPLKEHVYRLFVDHYTATGSLRTLADSIQYAYGKHIQELGVRPKLFPPSEANLEIILKYIDRLQKADSPLDKLENLLAAISAIFNSVKQSNSDSEIVLGADDLLPLLVWVLVRGRVWGAEVEAEYMWGLLHPSLLTGEGGYYLTTLSSAVHVLKTFKSSQGTMSTLNGSGTPDCSSVLRILIPDELHGSLNTRTLPVRPNNNTREICRILAHKIRCTNPQDYGLFKLVQGEETLLGDHECPQELSHCVFAYKRIDAKIAWPKTSS, from the exons GAGTGATGTATTCCTGGAACCCTACTTACAACAGCATGGCACTGTTCAGGTCATCAATTCACCGAGCACTCCGCCACCGCTACCTGTTCCATTGCAACATCTACAACTTGCACAACTGCATCACGTACAG AGCGAAGAATCGCTCTCCTCCGAAGGATCGGGCAGTACGGGAAGTTCGGCGAGTTCCTCGGATCATTCGGGAAGCGAAGTTGCCTGTGACATCACCCTGATCGAGAGGCTCATTCGTTCCCATCCAATATGGTTCCTTCCAGGCATTCAGAGGGCCGGGGCATTCCACTTATTGCAAGGAAAAGAAGAGGGT AATTTCGTCGTACGGCAATCCAGTCAAAGCGACACAATGGCTTTGTCGGTGAGACTACCCTCCGGCAAGGGTCCTTACATCGAGCACTATTTGATCCAGGCCAACAGGGGCCAGCTCAGCCTGGAAACCAGTGAAAATAGATTCGACAATATCCCCTCATTGATAGCGCATTATTCCCAATGCTG cAGTGACGAATTACCCGTGCAGCTTACTTTGCCACGGGCAATGCGCGAGGCTAAAAACAGGCAACAACTCTCATCACTCGCACTTTTGGGCCAAGAGTTTTGGAGATATCCAATGGCTAATCCAAAACCTCCCgaaagcagcagcagcaataCGTCAAGCTTGAGCAGCTTCCACGGCG GTAACAACAATAATCCAAACACGCCAACAACGGAAAGTATCGTTCTCAATCTTGCTCCAATTTCGACGCATAATACAA CAGCAAATTCGTCGCCGACGAACACGATGGCGACGTCATCATTTCAGTCGTCGTTACCGAGACAACCGAGGCCTACGCCCCCGAACACGCTAAACTTGACGACGTTTAACGAGCCGTTAGATACGAAAAAAGATAAAGTTGAGAAAGTAGTCTCACCCGCTGACAAATTACTCTCTCAAAAATTGATCTCGCCAAATTTGGTACAAAGCGTTCGGTGCCCCTCGCCGGTAGTTCACAATGTACAAAACAACGTTCTCAGCCCCTCGGAGGCGAAGGCTAATTTCGAATCTTCTAAAAGTATAacggaattttcgaaaaataataaattctcaATTAACTCGTCGTCGTCAACATCGAATTTCCATCAAAATATAGcgaatttcaatcaattttctaACGCCAATTCACCCGTTATACCCGAGGTCAAGGGTATTGTTTTGGACAACCAAACTCTCGttcaaaatgtaaaaactcCCCCACCCCCGCCTCCACGGTGGGCCAAACCCGGGATTAGTCAGAGTCAGAGTAACTTCACCGTGACGACTACGGTCACCTTTAATGTAAACCAAAATGGAGACGTCGGAACTTCGCTG CAAAACACACCGTCGGATCCAAGCACTTCTCTGCTCAGTCCTCAAAGTATGAATTCTAACAAATCGCTGACGTCGAGCATCTCTACTAACAAATCGCCACTATCGCCGACGACCCCGATACTTTCGCCCAGCTCTAAAATAGTCTCGAGCATTGGCTCGAAAACGCCCAATGTTCTGTCACCAACGACACCCTCTGGAACGAGTAAATCTAAGAGAAGACGAGACAGAGAGGCCAGAAAGAATTCACAGCATTATCAGGAATCCGACATATTAGACTCGTATTACAGAAGCTCTCCAGGAGATAAAATATCGGACTATGAAGATATTTGGAATACGACCGATCAATCCAATCACTCCACTTGGTCCCCGAACGAAAAATCGGGGAAAAATGACAAGATCACCAGCCCGAATGACCGACTGATCAACTCTAATGATCGCGCTAATATCCAAGACAGGTCGTTGGATCTGAACGAGCGATGCGCCAATGAGAGGTTGTCGGAAAACGAACAATTCCTCCTTAAAAAGGAGAAGTTTTTACTGAGGAACGACAGAAAAATCGCTGGGGGGAATACGGAGAAACTTAGCTACAAAGAAGTTACCAGTCCCGAGTTCAGCAGTTTTAAACCCTTCGTCGAAAATCACGGTCTAAAATGTTTGGATTCGGGTTCTCCGGAGGAAAACGGAATGGGAAAAAGACCGGATCTGCTTTCCAGAGTTT GCAGTGCCAATTCTTTGAGTAGCCCAAACACAACGACACCTCCAAGAAATAAGCTGGGTCTGATGCTGGCAAAATCTGAGAGCAGCAGTCCAATGACGCCCGAGTCGAAGCAGGGTAGTCCGTTTTACGCAGAACCAGCTGATGCGATAGCTCAAAGTACGGCAATCGTGGCTCGAAGACGTCCGAGAAACAATCCTGTGTCAAGCAAATATCGTCACAGCGAGCCTGGCTGGCTTCAAACCCCTGTCGGAGCGAATGCCAATCAGCTTCATCCCATTGATTGGGATGATACCGAGGAAGCAGAGGACAAAACACCGCTGATATCTTCTTCGGTAGATAACTTAGCCAAGCGTCTGGGTGTCAGAGAgatcaaaaaaattcctaGAGCAAAACCAGTCCAGCCACCTAAAGTCAGAACTAAAATGTTCAATGACACTTCCTGGGCTGTTGATTCTAGCTGGGAATTTATCG ggaatgaagaagaagaatgcgAACCAGATTATGACTGTGACATTGACTATGACGGAGATATGGCCAGGAAATTCCCAGACGACGATGTTGAAAGGGATGCTGTTGGAAATACCTTGACTGTTCAGAGTATCATACTTCAaag GTACCCTGAGTTTCTAAAACCTCCGGATGCCATGGAAACCCTCGGCAGCGATCGGAATTCTTCGTACGATAACGTTGAGAAGAGGAAtgagagaaacgaaaaaaatgagagaatTGAAACACCAGATTCGCGGAGGTGCATGGATCTTCGTGCCTACGATCCATCCGAATGGGAAACTATGCTAGAGACTGACGAAAGCGACGTTGAAAgaataaaacgaaacaaaagCTTCAAGGAACGTCTAGACCCACTTTtat CACCTCCAAGACTTCAAGCTTTGAGAAATCGAGAAACAGGAACAGGATCAACAATACGTTGTTACGCGTTGCAGCTTGCCGTAGATAAAACGACAACATTTTCACaaaacattgataattttattcaatgcaCAAAAGAGGGAAAGGAGGCCAGTCCGCATGTTGTCATGAGAAACATGCGGCAATTCATGTCTGGTATGAAAAACTACTTGGTAAAACACGGAGAAAGAGAATTTGAAAAGGAAGTTGAGAAGGAAAGACTGAAACTAAAGCCAAACGAATTCCTGAACCTCGATGCTATATTGGAAGGAGTGATGATGGGTCTCGTCGTTAGACCTCTCAAAGAACACGTGTATCGACTCTTCGTGGACCATTACACGGCGACAGGTTCCTTGCGCACATTGGCAGACAGTATTCAGTACGCTTATGGAAAACATATTCAAGAACTAGGAGTTCGG CCAAAACTCTTTCCACCAAGTGAAGCAAACCTAGAGATCATTCTCAAGTATATCGACCGTCTGCAAAAGGCAGATTCTCCCTTGGATAAATTAGAAAATCTACTGGCAGCTATATCTGCAATATTTAATTCT GTAAAACAATCAAACTCAGACAGTGAAATTGTGTTGGGAGCTGACGACCTGCTGCCACTTTTGGTCTGGGTGTTGGTGCGCGGTCGAGTCTGGGGAGCTGAAGTTGAAGCGGAATACATGTGGGGTTTACTGCATCCGTCTCTGCTGACTGGAGAGGGTGGTTATTACCTGACAACACTGTCTAGTGCTGTTCATGTGTTGAAAACTTTCAAATCAAGCCAAGGAACAATGTCTACATTAAAT GGCTCTGGAACCCCAGACTGCTCTTCCGTACTAAGAATACTGATCCCAGATGAATTACATGGTTCGTTAAACACTAGAACTTTGCCCGTTCGTCCGAACAACAACACTCGGGAAATATGCCGTATTCTGGCACACAAGATTCGTTGCACAAATCCACAAGATTATGGCCTCTTCAAATTAGTCCAAGGCGAGG AAACGCTACTCGGTGATCACGAATGCCCCCAAGAATTATCTCACTGTGTATTTGCCTACAAGCGAATCGATGCCAAGATTGCCTGGCCAAAAACGAGTTCATAA